A single genomic interval of Armigeres subalbatus isolate Guangzhou_Male chromosome 1, GZ_Asu_2, whole genome shotgun sequence harbors:
- the LOC134210295 gene encoding serine protease hepsin-like has translation MRFTFDTGGYQFSPVRTPIKLYIGQKLLGWEKMSTDCQHKSGRKWLLVIAVLSVLVTSKVYALEFSLDHKSDESSAITTLVSIEATTMDEATQTDSTDLYEGTTDVTESWTTDTTEDGLEQEATFRKLNCTECKCGNRDSLGKIVGGSTSKENAYPWMVALYYRDRFTCGGSLITDRYILTAAHCVFRLSPARFRVQLLVHNRTQPTTNSVERSVKAIKTFFYSGLSNNNDIALMELTFPVTIAEDHLVPICLPQTNDALYDGKMAVVTGWGKTAYGGLSATLQELEVPILTNSRCRRAGYWLFEITNRMLCAGYIEGGRDSCQGDSGGPLQVYNNETHRYELVGIVSWGRACAQKNYPGVYTRVNKFLRWINNNVKDSCICT, from the exons ATGCGGTTTACTTTTGACACAGGTGGATATCAGTTTTCGCCGGTCAGAACTCCGATCAAATTATATATTGGACAGAAGTTGCTCGGTTGGGAGAAAATGAGCACGGATTGTCAGCATAAAAGTGGAAGAAAATGGTTACTAGTGATTGCTGTTTTAAGTGTTCTGGTAACATCAAAGGTTTATGCTCTTGAGTTCAGCTTGGATCATAAATCAGATGAAAGTAGTGCTATCACCACTCTCGTTTCCATTGAAGCGACAACCATGGACGAAGCG ACTCAAACGGATAGTACGGATTTATACGAGGGAACTACGGACGTAACCGAGAGCTGGACAACAGATACAACGGAGGATGGATTAGAACAGGAGGCCACGTTTCGCAAATTGAATTGTACTGAGTGCA AATGTGGCAACCGAGATTCACTGGGCAAAATTGTCGGCGGATCAACCAGCAAGGAGAACGCCTACCCCTGGATGGTAGCCCTGTACTACAGGGACCGATTTACGTGTGGCGGTTCACTGATAACTGATCGCTATATCCTAACGGCTGCGCACTGCGTATTCCGGTTGAGTCCAGCCCGCTTCCGTGTTCAACTTCTGGTGCACAACCGCACCCAACCGACGACGAACTCGGTGGAACGGAGCGTCAAAGCCATCAAGACGTTCTTCTACAGTGGGTTGTCCAACAACAATGACATTGCACTGATGGAGTTAACCTTCCCGGTAACGATCGCGGAGGATCATCTGGTACCGATATGTTTGCCTCAGACCAATGACGCCTTGTATGATGGGAAGATGGCCGTCGTTACGGGTTGGGGTAAAACTGCGTACGGAGGGTTGTCAGCTACGTTACAGGAACTGGAGGTGCCGATATTGACTAATTCAAGGTGCCGGAGGGCGGGCTATTGGTTGTTCGAGATCACCAATCGGATGCTTTGTGCGGGGTACATAGAAGGCGGGAGAGACTCGTGCCAG GGAGACAGCGGTGGACCTCTTCAGGTATATAACAATGAAACGCATCGTTACGAGTTGGTTGGAATTGTGTCCTGGGGAAGAGCTTGCGCACAAAAGAACTATCCTGGAGTGTACACAAGAGTCAATAAGTTTCTGCGTTGGATTAACAACAATGTTAAAGATTCATGCATTTGTACGTAA
- the LOC134211445 gene encoding GILT-like protein 1, producing MLVKIALLVTLAVVSSQAQSKVPVYVYYESLCPDSAKFINEQLYPTVKQFPNNIDLRLVPFGKSSYRTQGSETLFECHHGPNECYGNKVHACALANIEGSSYQPNNTKEALTLEYVNCLMERAQFKSGEFPGKVCADQFEINWETIEQCANSTQGSNLLKNYAEETYKLQKPLASVPTVAFRQTFDSDVQKLAVDNFRAALCKNLNPAPVQCRVGPGGGASTVTSMGLVTIVSLLATRLF from the exons GTTCCGGTGTACGTGTACTACGAATCGCTGTGCCCTGACAGCGCGAAGTTCATCAACGAGCAGCTGTACCCGACGGTCAAGCAATTCCCCAACAACATCGATCTCAGACTGGTTCCATTCGGCAAGTCCAGTTACAGGACGCAGGGTTCGGAAACCTTGTTCGAATGTCACCATGGACCGAACGAGTGCTACGGCAACAAGGTCCACGCTTGTGCCCTGGCCAACATTGAGGGAAGCTCATATCAACCGAACAACACAAAGGAAGCGCTGACCCTGGAGTACGTCAACTGCCTGATGGAGCGTGCGCAGTTCAAGAGCGGCGAGTTCCCCGGAAAGGTATGTGCAGATCAGTTCGAGATTAACTGGGAAACGATCGAACAGTGCGCCAACAGCACTCAGGGAAGCAACCTGCTCAAGAACTACGCCGAAGAGACATACAAGCTGCAGAAACCGTTGGCAAGCGTTCCGACTGTTGCTTTCCGACAG ACTTTTGACAGCGACGTTCAGAAGCTGGCCGTGGACAACTTCCGTGCTGCGTTGTGTAAGAACCTGAACCCCGCTCCGGTTCAGTGCCGTGTTGGACCAGGTGGTGGAGCTTCGACCGTTACTTCGATGGGTTTGGTGACCATCGTGTCGCTGCTGGCTACGCGACTGTTCTAA